The Primulina eburnea isolate SZY01 chromosome 8, ASM2296580v1, whole genome shotgun sequence genome contains a region encoding:
- the LOC140839163 gene encoding cation/H(+) antiporter 14-like: protein MSSGKVTSSIGYVQGPHDSQETLVCQFTHMTNAQGRAWFGGDPFAFNLPVLLLQLIFIFSIISIVWFLLKPLKQGLISAQLIAGIIMGRSFLGRIDSYSDKLFPPGGRLILETLADMGFMFHLFILGVQVDLSLIKKIGKSAVVIGVISYFLPFTIGLTLIFVLNQLMEVEASVKRSLPYVAYLNAMSSFPVITSLLIDLNILNSELGRVATLASLICEICNYIVTVIFCGIITGLHSVEWNAVSIVLWPVFVLLIFVFVLRTVILLIVRHVPEGQQMKEIHFISIVVIILLCGLGSETFGHPAALGAFFLGVITPDGPPLGSSLVNKLDTINTGFLLPAKLVISGLSMDMFSIGGVSGATYGLVIIITYSAKFTSTLIPALFYGMPLRHAVTLALIMCCRGIIEAVIYITLMEDGIINNEAYAFLLISMLIVTGIARPLIWHLYDPSASYLGRRKNSILSNNPNDELRMMVCIHNEENVPIIINLLDASTPLIHRPLAVFVLNLMELKGQGASVLESTTRRSKLTASRSWSKHVANAINLFAERNHGCAVRHFNSIAPYASMHNDICSLALDQNANIVILPFHKQWTIDGKVGSNFSSIRMVNQNVISKAPCSVGVLIDRGQVAGNQSVLKGHSMFQITVLFLGGPDDCEALAYASRFIENPQIILTFVWIRPWDHKKYGEQTEKSMDTQMVNQFRAKTIGNAKVIYREELVKDAIGTTKVIRSIEDGCDLCIVGRYHEADSPLVFGLTEWSECPELGFIGDMLATSDFHFSVLVVQQQPLGADFAYSHRLQPIACGYSSSPCYDDQYQHHRSYSFQGGFEHSKRI from the exons ATGTCATCTGGAAAAGTTACATCTTCGATTGGGTATGTCCAAGGGCCACATGATTCTCAAGAAACTCTAGTGTGCCAGTTTACTCATATGACAAATGCGCAAGGGAGAGCATGGTTCGGAGGAGATCCCTTTGCCTTCAATTTACCAGTTCTGTTGTTGCaactgatttttattttttccataATAAGTATAGTATGGTTCCTTCTCAAACCTCTTAAGCAGGGTCTGATCAGTGCGCAACTTATT GCCGGCATCATTATGGGCCGATCTTTCCTGGGGCGCATAGACTCTTACAGTGACAAGTTATTTCCTCCTGGAGGGAGATTGATACTTGAAACATTAGCAGACATGGGCTTCATGTTCCATCTGTTTATATTAGGAGTACAAGTTGATTTATCCCTGATTAAAAAGATTGGGAAAAGTGCGGTGGTAATTGGCGTCATCTCTTATTTCCTGCCTTTCACAATAGGGCTAACACTCATTTTCGTCTTAAATCAACTTATGGAGGTAGAGGCCTCGGTGAAACGATCCCTCCCTTATGTTGCATATTTAAATGCTATGTCTTCATTTCCAGTAATCACGAGCCTATTAATCGATCTCAACATTCTTAACTCGGAGCTTGGTAGGGTAGCTACATTGGCGTCATTGATCTGTGAAATATGCAACTACATTGTTACAGTGATATTTTGTGGGATTATAACAGGCTTACATAGCGTTGAGTGGAATGCTGTTTCTATTGTCTTGTGGCCCGTTTTCGTCCTCCTCATCTTTGTGTTTGTCCTTCGAACCGTAATTTTACTTATTGTCAGACATGTGCCTGAGGGACAACAGATGAAAGAGATACATTTTATATCCATTGTGGTCATAATCTTACTCTGCGGACTGGGTTCTGAAACTTTTGGGCACCCAGCAGCCCTTGGTGCCTTCTTTTTGGGCGTGATTACACCCGATGGACCGCCATTGGGATCTTCTTTAGTAAATAAGCTTGATACAATTAATACTGGATTTCTTCTTCCTGCCAAGTTAGTGATAAGTGGTTTGAGCATGGACATGTTCTCCATAGGAGGGGTTTCTGGAGCCACATATGGATTGGTCATCATTATTACTTATTCGGCAAAGTTTACATCCACCCTTATTCCGGCGCTCTTTTACGGTATGCCGTTACGCCATGCTGTCACTCTTGCTCTCATAATGTGTTGCAGAGGTATCATTGAAGCTGTTATATACATTACCTTGATGGAGGATGGG ATCATAAACAATGAAGCATATGCCTTTCTGTTAATCTCAATGCTGATCGTAACAGGGATTGCTAGGCCTCTGATATGGCATCTCTACGACCCATCAGCTAGTTACCTAGGCCGACGCAAGAACTCTATTCTGAGTAACAATCCAAACGACGAGCTAAGGATGATGGTCTGCATCCATAATGAAGAGAACGTGCCGATTATCATAAACCTTCTCGATGCCTCAACTCCTCTAATTCACAGACCTCTTGCTGTTTTTGTCCTAAATCTGATGGAACTCAAGGGCCAAGGAGCATCCGTGCTCGAGTCAACCACTCGCAGAAGCAAGCTAACAGCCTCAAGAAGCTGGTCAAAACATGTTGCCAATGCCATCAACTTGTTTGCAGAGCGCAACCACGGATGTGCCGTGCGCCACTTCAATTCTATCGCACCGTATGCCAGCATGCACAATGACATATGCTCGCTCGCTCTTGACCAAAATGCAAATATTGTGATCCTCCCATTTCACAAGCAATGGACTATAGATGGTAAAgttgggtcaaatttttcttccATCAGGATGGTAAACCAAAACGTTATCTCGAAAGCTCCTTGTTCAGTAGGAGTCCTCATTGATCGGGGGCAGGTAGCTGGAAACCAGTCAGTTTTGAAAGGACACTCCATGTTCCAAATCACTGTTCTATTCCTCGGTGGTCCTGACGACTGTGAGGCGCTTGCATATGCTAGTCGTTTCATTGAAAACCCGCAAATCATCCTAACATTCGTGTGGATTAGGCCATGGGATCATAAGAAGTATGGTGAACAAACAGAGAAGAGCATGGATACACAGATGGTAAACCAGTTTAGAGCTAAGACTATCGGTAATGCAAAAGTCATATACAGAGAAGAGTTAGTAAAAGATGCAATAGGGACAACAAAAGTGATCAGGTCAATAGAAGATGGATGTGATTTGTGCATAGTAGGTAGATATCATGAGGCTGATTCTCCACTGGTATTTGGGCTTACAGAATGGAGTGAGTGTCCTGAATTAGGTTTTATTGGAGATATGTTAGCCACTTCTGACTTCCATTTCTCAGTGCTGGTGGTGCAGCAGCAGCCCTTGGGTGCAGATTTTGCCTACAGTCACCGACTTCAACCCATCGCGTGTGGCTACAGCTCATCGCCATGTTATGATGATCAATACCAACACCATCGTTCTTACTCCTTTCAAGGAGGTTTTGAGCATTCTAAGAGAATTTAG
- the LOC140839162 gene encoding secreted RxLR effector protein 161-like yields MQPNLLYGMISTRPDIACALSGSSRYQSNSGPIHWKAVKDILKYLRRTNNLFLVYGSGELKLKGSTHSNFQSNKDDPKSTSGFVFKLNGGDVYWKSSKRDTTMDSTIETEYVAASAAAKEGVWMRNFVQELCVIPQTVASVSVYCDNTSAIVQA; encoded by the coding sequence atgcaacctaatttacTCTATGGTATGATATCTACTCGACCTGATATTGCATGTGCTCTGAGTGGTTCAAGCAGATATCAATCGAATTCCGGCCCAatacattggaaagctgtgaaggACATTCTTAAATACTTAAGAAGAACGAATAATTTGTTCTTGGTTTATGGGAGTGGAGAATTAAAGTTGAAAGGCTCTACTCATTCTAACTTCCAATCAAATAAGGATGATCCGAAATCAACAtctggatttgtattcaagcTCAATGGTGGTGATGTATattggaagagttccaaacGAGACACCACAATGGATTCAACCATTGAGACCGAATACGtagctgcatcagctgcagcaaaggaaggagtttggatgaggaatttcgtTCAAGAGTTGTGTGTCATTCCTCAAACAGTTGCTTCAGTCTCGGTCTATTGTGACAACACCAGTGCCATTGTGCAAGCATAG